One genomic segment of Theobroma cacao cultivar B97-61/B2 chromosome 6, Criollo_cocoa_genome_V2, whole genome shotgun sequence includes these proteins:
- the LOC18595437 gene encoding ABC transporter C family member 13 isoform X1: protein MKQLKFLLCPKSPFVWDGNGFSQCFDDLVLGFGVNAATISMICILGIMRRSARTNWRIKFPEKILHFVAVIGACLSCVDVVLLAKKKFHGDFVAYHEWLFRCSNFVVWATIIFSLRCACLQHIFCDLVLCIWWIMKPLFGVPHLQMAFSSLEVFECLQESSIVFLDIMFCLSINYIRIKRASTKSSPMEDSLLCAEMDAEEGCQRDSRSTQGFWDHMTFRSITSVMNRGLIKQLDFDDLLLLPTDMDPSTCHDKLLSCWQDQQNNSCSNASFLGAIFSAYGGPYLRLGLLKVFNDCIGFGGPLLLNKLIRFLQQGSGSLDGYVFAILLGLVSVIKSFSDTQYTYHLSKLKLKLRSSIMTVIYRKCLYVSIAEQSKFSEGEIQTFMSIDADRTVNFCNSFHDLWSLPLQIGVALYLLYTQVKLAFMSGLAITIILIPVNKWISELIASATEKMMKQKDERIRRTGELLAHIRALKMYSWEILFSRWLMDTRSLEVKHLATRKYLDAWCVFFWATTPTLFSLFTFGLFTLMGHQLDAAVVFTCLALFNNLISPLNTFPWVINGLIDAFISTRRLSRFLCCSEKKSEVEQADKFQPIFSNDQSDLVSKDMAVVMHDACCAWSSSNEDQNLVLNHVTLSLPNGLLVAVIGEVGSGKSSLLNSILQETRLVHGSIYSRGSSAYVPQVPWILSGTIRDNILFGKNQDSQRYADVLQACTLDVDISLMAGHDLAYIGEKGTNLSGGQRARLALARAIYQDSDVYLLDDILSAVDAHVAKWILHNAILGPLMEHKTRILCTHNVQAISSADIVVVMEKGHVKWVGNSADLAESVYSGFASVNEFDTSSYIHSKLYSTNPSNMGKQSLLMEKNTDDVQLEAEEIIKAEQRKEGTVELIVYKKYAAFSGWFIAVVIFLSAILMQASRNGNDLWLSYWVDTTGSSQAKYSTSFYLLVLCIFCIINSSLTLVRAFSFAFGGLQAAVQVHNTLLNKLINAPVKFFDQTPGGRILNRFSSDLYTIDDSLPFILNILLANFVGLLGIAVVLSYVQVLFLLLLLPFWYIYSKLQFFYRSTSRELRRLDSVSRSPIYASFTETLDGSSTIRAFNSEDYFLARFTELVAQYQITSYSELTASLWLSLRLQLIAASIISFVAVMAVIGSRGSLPISFGTPGLVGLALSYAAPIVSLLGSFLTSFTETEKEMVSLERALQYMDVPQEELHGFQSLNSGWPFQGVIEFQNVTMKYMPSLPAALNDITFTIAGGKQVGIVGRTGAGKSSILNALFRLTPICRGQILVDGLNIVDIPVRDLRAHLAVVPQSPFLFEGSLRDNLDPLQISTDMKIWDILEKCHIKDEVAVAGGLDAHVKEAGASFSVGQRQLLCLARALLKSSKVLCLDECTANVDMQTASILQKAISSECIGMTVITIAHRISTVLNMDNIFVLNQGILVEQGNPQALLQDDSSIFSSFAKASTI from the exons ATGAAGCAACTCAAATTTCTCCTTTGCCCCAAGTCTCCTTTC GTTTGGGATGGAAATGGCTTCTCGCAATGTTTTGATGACTT GGTCTTAGGTTTTGGTGTAAATGCAGCAACTATCTCCATGATTTGCATCCTTGGAATTATGAGAAGAAGTGCCAGAACAAACTGGAGG atAAAATTTCCAGAGAAGATTCTACATTTTGTAGCAGTCATCGGAGCGTGTTTGTCATGTGTGGATGTGGTTTTGCTTGCGAAGAAAAAATTTCATGGAGATTTTGTTGCATATCATGAGTGGCTTTTCAGATGTTCGAATTTCGTGGTCTGG GCAACTATTATATTCTCCTTGAGGTGTGCCTGTTTACAACACATATTTTGCGATCTCGTCTTATGTATATGGTGGATCATGAAACCACTGTTTGGAGTCCCCCATTTGCAAATGGCATTCTCTTCATTAGAG GTTTTTGAGTGTCTTCAAGAGAGCTCTATTGTATTTTTGGATATCATGTTCTGCCTATCCATTAACTATATTCGGATAAAAAGGGCATCCACCAAGAGCAG CCCAATGGAAGATTCACTTCTTTGTGCTGAGATGGACGCTGAGGAAGGTTGTCAAAGGGATTCT AGAAGTACACAGGGCTTTTGGGATCATATGACATTCAGATCCATCACATCAGTAATGAATCGTGGTTTGATAAAGCAGCTTGACTTCGATGATTTGCTTTTGCTGCCGACTGATATGGATCCTTCTACATGtcatgataaattattaagCTGTTGGCAAGATCAGCAAAACAATTCTTGCTCCAACGCATCATTTCTGGGAGCAATCTTCTCTGCTTACGGAGGGCCATATCTTCGTCTAGGTTTATTGAAg GTGTTCAATGATTGCATTGGTTTTGGTGGACCATTGCTTCTGAATAAGCTAATTCGGTTTCTTCAACAAG GTTCTGGAAGTTTGGATGGCTATGTTTTTGCGATATTGTTAGGCCTAGTATCAGTCATCAA ATCCTTTTCTGATACGCAGTACACTTATCATCTTTCAAAGCTGAAGCTAAAGTTACGATCTAGTATCATGACTGTTATCTATCGTAAG TGTCTATATGTTAGCATAGCAGAGCAGTCAAAATTTTCTGAGGGGGAAATTCAAACATTTATGTCTATTGATGCTGATCGAACGGTCAATTTTTGTAACAGTTTCCATGACCTGTGGAG CCTACCTTTACAAATTGGAGTTGCTTTGTATCTTTTGTATACACAAGTCAAATTAGCTTTCATGTCTGGACTGGCAATAACTATCATACTTATACCAG TAAATAAATGGATTTCTGAATTGATTGCAAGTGCCACTGAGAAAATGATGAAGCAAAAGGATGAGAG GATTAGAAGGACAGGAGAGCTTTTGGCACATATTCGCGCATTAAAGATGTATAGCTGGGAGATCCTTTTTTCTCGTTGGTTGATGGATACAAGATCTTTGGAAGTGAAGCACCTAGCT acACGGAAGTACTTGGATGCTTGGTGTGTGTTCTTTTGGGCTACAACACCAACTCTGTTCTCTTTATTCACATTTGGACTCTTTACATTGATGGGACATCAGCTTGACGCAGCAGTG GTTTTCACATGTCTTGCTCTTTTTAATAATCTGATTTCTCCTCTCAATACATTCCCATGGGTTATCAATGGTCTTATTGAT GCCTTTATATCTACAAGACGATTGAGCAGGTTCCTTTGTTGTTCAGAGAAAAAATCTGAAGTGGAACAAGCAGATAAATTCCAACCAATTTTTTCAAATGACCAGTCTGATCTTGTCTCCAAAGATATGGCTGTAGTCATGCATGATGCATGTTGTGCTTGGTCAAGCAGTAATGAAGATCAGAATTTGGTTTTGAATCATGTCACACTAAGTCTCCCAAATGGTCTTTTGGTTGCGGTAATTGGAGAG GTTGGTTCAGGCAAATCATCCTTGCTAAATTCAATACTGCAAGAAACGAGGCTTGTTCATGGGTCAATATATTCAAGAGGCTCTTCTGCATATGTACCACAG GTTCCATGGATCTTATCTGGAACAATACGTGACAATATCTTATTTGGGAAGAATCAAGATTCACAAAG GTACGCGGACGTTTTACAGGCATGTACTCTAGATGTTGATATTTCATTGATGGCTGGACATGACTTGGCTTATATTGGAGAGAAAGGAACCAATTTATCAGGTGGACAGAGAGCTCGACTTGCTTTGGCAAg GGCCATTTATCAGGATTCTGATGTTTATCTGCTTGACGACATCCTCAGTGCAGTTGATGCACATGTTGCTAAATGGATTTTACATAACGCTATTCTTGGTCCTCTTATGGAACATAAGACTCGAATTCTTTGCACTCATAATGTCCAG GCAATATCTTCTGCTGACATAGTTGTTGTAATGGAAAAAGGGCATGTGAAGTGGGTAGGAAACTCAGCTGACTTGGCAGAATCTGTATATTCAGGGTTTGCTTCAGTTAATGAATTTGATACATCTTCATATATTCATAGTAAACTATACAGCACAAATCCTTCCAATATGGGCAAACAAAGTCTCCTGATGGAGAAAAATACTGATGATGTCCAATTGGAAGCAGAAGAGATTATTAAAGCTGAGCAAAGAAAAGAGGGTACAGTTGAGCTTATTGTTTACAA AAAATATGCTGCATTTTCCGGTTGGTTCATTGCAGTTGTAATATTCCTCTCAGCAATTTTAATGCAAGCTTCTCGAAATGGAAACGATCTGTGGCTATCATATTGGGTTGATACAACAGGGAGCAGTCAAGCAAAATACTCCACATCCTTTTATCTG CTGGTACTTTGCATCTTCTGCATCATAAATTCTTCTCTGACCTTGGTGAGGGCATTCTCATTTGCATTTGGTGGCCTACAAGCTGCAGTTCAGGTGCATAATACACTGCTTAATAAGCTTATTAATGCACCTGTCAAATTCTTTGATCAGACACCAGGTGGAAGAATACTTAACAG GTTCTCTTCAGATCTCTATACAATTGATGATTCTCTCCCATTCATTCTCAACATACTCCTGGCTAATTTTGTGGGCCTGTTGGGAATAGCCGTAGTTTTGTCCTATGTTCAG GTCCTTTTCTTGCTTCTACTATTGCCATTTTGGTACATTTACAGCAAGCTACAG TTCTTCTACAGGTCGACATCTAGGGAACTGCGAAGGCTTGACAGTGTCTCGCGCTCTCCTATTTATGCATCCTTCACGGAGACACTTGATGGATCATCCACTATACGAGCTTTTAACTCTGAG GACTATTTCTTGGCTAGATTCACTGAGCTTGTAGCACAGTACCAGATAACTTCTTATTCAGAGTTAACAGCAAGTTTGTGGCTTTCCCTACGTCTTCAG TTAATAGCAGCATCTATAATCTCATTTGTTGCCGTGATGGCTGTTATTGGATCTCGTGGAAGTTTACCAATTAGTTTTGGCACCCCAGGGCTG GTAGGATTAGCCCTCTCATATGCAGCTCCAATTGTTTCCTTGTTGGGAAGCTTCTTGACAAGTTTTACTGAAACAGAAAAGGAAATGGTTTCTCTTGAGAGAGCTCTTCAG TATATGGATGTGCCTCAAGAAGAACTCCATGGATTCCAGTCTTTGAATTCAGGTTGGCCCTTTCAAGGAGTGATTGAGTTTCAGAATGTTACCATGAAATATATGCCATCTTTACCAGCAGCATTGAATGATATTACCTTTACCATAGCAGGAGGGAAACAG GTTGGAATAGTTGGAAGAACTGGTGCTGGAAAATCTAGTATTTTGAATGCCCTTTTTCGCCTGACCCCAATATGTAGAGGACAGATTTTGGTGGATGGGCTGAACATAGTTGATATTCCTGTTAGAGATCTTCGTGCACACTTGGCTGTTGTTCCCCAGAgtccatttttatttgaagGATCATTAAG GGACAATCTGGATCCACTCCAGATCAGTACTGACATGAAAATATGGGATATTTTGGAGAAATGTCATATCAAGGACGAAGTAGCAGTGGCAGGAGGACTGGATGCTCATGTAAAGGAAGCTGGGGCATCATTTTCTGTTGGGCAAAGGCAGCTGCTTTGCCTTGCACGTGCTCTTCTCAAGTCTTCTAAG gttCTTTGTTTGGATGAATGCACAGCAAATGTTGACATGCAGACAGCTTCAATTCTACAGAAAGCAATATCCAGTGAATGCATAGGAATGACAGTGATCACAATTGCACACCGTATTTCAACAGTTTTGAATATGGATAATATCTTTGTTCTCAATCAAGGAATCCTG GTTGAGCAAGGTAACCCACAAGCTCTTCTACAAGATGACTCCTCCATATTTTCAAGCTTTGCTAAAGCTTCTACAATTTGA